A stretch of the Streptomyces ortus genome encodes the following:
- a CDS encoding winged helix-turn-helix domain-containing protein produces the protein MLRIHFTSDDLRRIRLAHQPEPMWEVVCSLCRLQSREGEAIFGTWRRDAVTRLSRPDSGLLPTLRSLVPLEPCIPDLLTPADPGGDPEDAIDMVLSTSPRRLRHALTTLSGVTALPSWTVEPADGKRMPLHQLGRALHGYFDATLAPVWQDLRGQVDADVRVRVRQLVGGGSEALLRGLPTARWEPPVLLFPCPADRDLYLAGRGLRLVPSFFCWRRVLTLVDQALTPTLVYPVRRRSAGLLTATADDTGDPTLSALLGRTRASILESLADAVGRSTSELAESVGVSVPTSSQQISVLRAAGLIVSRRDGRRVLHSATRLGRALVENGGRRHPDTGIVRARSGL, from the coding sequence ATGTTGCGCATTCACTTCACCTCCGACGATCTGCGACGCATACGCCTGGCACACCAGCCGGAACCCATGTGGGAAGTGGTCTGCAGCCTCTGCCGCCTGCAGAGCCGTGAAGGTGAAGCCATTTTCGGGACGTGGCGCCGGGACGCGGTGACCCGACTGTCGCGGCCGGACTCCGGCCTCCTGCCCACGCTCCGGTCCCTCGTACCGCTGGAGCCCTGCATTCCGGACCTCCTCACCCCCGCCGACCCCGGGGGCGATCCGGAGGACGCGATCGACATGGTGCTGAGCACCTCACCGCGGCGGCTGCGGCACGCCCTCACGACGCTCAGCGGTGTCACGGCACTGCCCTCGTGGACGGTGGAGCCGGCCGACGGGAAGAGGATGCCGCTCCACCAGCTCGGACGGGCGCTGCACGGCTACTTCGACGCCACGCTGGCCCCGGTCTGGCAGGACCTGCGCGGGCAGGTCGACGCCGATGTGCGGGTGCGCGTACGGCAGTTGGTCGGCGGGGGCAGCGAGGCGCTGCTGCGCGGGTTGCCGACGGCGCGCTGGGAGCCCCCGGTCCTGCTCTTTCCCTGTCCGGCCGACCGTGACCTGTACCTCGCCGGGCGAGGGCTGCGGCTGGTGCCGTCCTTCTTCTGCTGGCGAAGAGTCCTGACGCTCGTGGACCAGGCGCTCACCCCGACCCTTGTCTACCCCGTGCGGCGCCGATCCGCCGGACTGCTGACCGCGACGGCCGACGACACGGGCGATCCGACGCTCTCGGCACTGCTCGGCCGGACGAGGGCTTCGATCCTGGAATCGCTCGCGGACGCCGTCGGCAGGTCGACGTCCGAACTGGCCGAGAGCGTCGGGGTCTCCGTGCCGACGTCGAGTCAGCAGATCTCCGTCCTGCGGGCCGCGGGCCTGATCGTCAGCCGGCGTGACGGAAGACGTGTCCTGCACAGCGCCACCCGGCTCGGCCGCGCACTCGTCGAGAATGGCGGGCGTCGGCACCCGGACACAGGCATCGTCCGAGCACGGTCAGGGCTCTGA
- a CDS encoding serine hydrolase domain-containing protein has product MGLPRCRRTLTAVTALAALLMLSSCTKEGDAGRPAFGAATVAPKAGGGESIADFLHRVLPAGAGGTVIAAHGDELAYCGGFGAADRAQGTPASCRTVYDVMSITKQFTAAAILKLEVMGRLRVSDRIGRFLGPVPAGKRDITIDQLLTHTSGLVEALGDDYSPITRDELVRQALASKPRSAPGKEFHYSNTGYSLLAAIVEKASGEEYEPFLARHLFTPAGMKSTGYVLPRWPRKLVAVEYDSRGRGQGRPIDHPWAADGPYWHLRGNGGMLSTALDMFRWHRALSGDDVLPEAARRKLFAPHVPVPELDGSYGYGWAVREAPAGRTVWHNGGNDWSLAYLTRSLRDGVLVYWVSNHAYQDGKWDLEDQAEELTQGIADRVRAEQDH; this is encoded by the coding sequence ATGGGTCTGCCCCGCTGCCGTCGCACCCTCACCGCCGTCACCGCGCTGGCGGCCCTGCTGATGCTGAGCTCGTGCACCAAGGAGGGCGATGCCGGGCGGCCCGCCTTCGGGGCCGCCACGGTGGCCCCGAAGGCGGGCGGCGGGGAGTCGATCGCCGACTTCCTCCACCGTGTGCTCCCGGCCGGGGCGGGCGGCACCGTGATCGCCGCCCACGGCGACGAACTCGCCTACTGCGGAGGCTTCGGGGCGGCGGACCGCGCCCAGGGCACGCCCGCGAGCTGCCGCACCGTGTACGACGTCATGTCGATCACGAAGCAGTTCACCGCCGCCGCGATCCTCAAGCTGGAGGTGATGGGACGGCTGCGGGTGAGCGACCGGATCGGCCGCTTCCTGGGGCCGGTGCCCGCCGGCAAGCGCGACATCACGATCGACCAACTCCTCACCCACACCTCCGGCCTGGTGGAGGCACTCGGCGACGACTACAGCCCCATCACGCGCGACGAACTCGTACGCCAGGCACTGGCATCGAAACCGCGGTCGGCCCCGGGAAAGGAGTTCCACTACTCGAACACCGGGTACAGCCTGCTCGCCGCGATCGTCGAGAAGGCGTCCGGGGAGGAATACGAGCCGTTCCTGGCCCGGCATCTGTTCACTCCGGCCGGCATGAAGAGCACGGGATACGTCCTGCCCCGGTGGCCGCGGAAGCTGGTCGCGGTGGAGTACGACAGCCGGGGGCGCGGCCAGGGCAGGCCCATCGACCACCCCTGGGCCGCCGACGGGCCGTACTGGCACCTGCGGGGCAACGGCGGCATGCTCTCCACCGCCCTGGACATGTTCCGCTGGCACCGGGCTCTGTCGGGCGACGACGTACTGCCGGAGGCGGCCAGGCGGAAGCTGTTCGCGCCCCACGTACCGGTACCCGAGCTGGACGGCTCGTACGGATACGGCTGGGCCGTCCGCGAGGCCCCCGCCGGACGGACCGTCTGGCACAACGGCGGCAACGACTGGTCGCTCGCCTACCTCACGAGGTCGCTGCGCGACGGCGTCCTCGTCTACTGGGTCAGCAACCACGCCTACCAGGACGGCAAGTGGGACCTGGAGGACCAGGCGGAGGAACTGACGCAGGGCATCGCCGACCGCGTCCGCGCCGAGCAGGATCACTGA
- a CDS encoding winged helix-turn-helix transcriptional regulator: protein MDTDDELRIDAPHRELLDQILDKWSLSVLNELCERPCRFNELRRAIPQVTQKSLTATLRRLERNGVVEREVVSTRPVAVMYRITPFGKTLRDPVDVLLAWAAQNMPTIEGARKDFDRREEADL from the coding sequence ATGGATACCGACGACGAACTCCGTATCGACGCCCCGCATCGCGAACTGCTCGATCAGATCCTCGACAAGTGGTCCCTGAGCGTCCTCAACGAACTCTGCGAACGCCCGTGCCGCTTCAACGAACTGCGCCGGGCCATCCCCCAGGTCACACAGAAATCGCTGACCGCGACGCTCCGGCGACTGGAACGCAACGGCGTCGTCGAGCGCGAGGTCGTCTCCACCCGGCCCGTGGCGGTCATGTACCGCATCACGCCCTTCGGGAAGACCCTGCGCGACCCTGTCGACGTACTGCTGGCATGGGCCGCACAGAACATGCCCACCATCGAGGGCGCGCGGAAGGACTTCGACCGGCGGGAAGAAGCCGACCTCTGA
- a CDS encoding RidA family protein, which translates to MAVQYFTPEGMLRATPYHHVAVGTGTRHVHVSGQIARKADGTPVAPGDLAGQVAQALRNTSLGLAGAGASFADVLRLTFYVTRWNPDKIGDLMAGLEAVADEIGLRLPLPPASLIGVEHLFEPDVLVEVEATALLE; encoded by the coding sequence ATGGCGGTTCAGTACTTCACGCCGGAAGGCATGCTGCGGGCGACGCCGTACCACCACGTCGCCGTGGGCACCGGGACGCGGCACGTCCATGTCAGCGGACAGATCGCGCGGAAGGCTGACGGGACGCCGGTCGCCCCCGGCGATCTGGCCGGGCAGGTCGCCCAGGCGCTGCGGAACACTTCGCTGGGGCTGGCAGGCGCGGGCGCGTCGTTCGCGGACGTGCTGCGCCTGACGTTCTACGTGACCCGGTGGAACCCGGACAAGATCGGCGATCTCATGGCGGGTCTGGAGGCGGTCGCCGACGAGATCGGGCTCCGGCTTCCCCTGCCGCCGGCCTCCCTCATCGGCGTCGAGCACCTCTTCGAGCCGGACGTCCTTGTCGAAGTCGAGGCGACCGCGCTCCTCGAATGA
- a CDS encoding TetR/AcrR family transcriptional regulator gives MSPRADAARNRSAVLRAADEVFVEHGVTASTEEIARRAGLGIGTVFRHFPTKEALLKAVYEQRLEHLAARASTIGTGDAPPTWFREFFTDIATTSAEKLILADALGDLRVATDPEVTARLRSAVGALLQRAQAAGAVRGDVSFDDLIALLIAAGRAAQATADARTRARLIDVILDGLTPRA, from the coding sequence GTGTCCCCCCGAGCTGACGCCGCACGCAACCGGTCCGCCGTTCTCCGAGCTGCCGACGAGGTCTTCGTCGAACACGGGGTCACGGCGTCGACGGAGGAGATCGCCCGCCGGGCCGGACTCGGGATCGGCACCGTCTTCCGCCACTTCCCGACCAAGGAAGCCCTGCTCAAGGCGGTGTACGAGCAACGCCTTGAACACCTGGCCGCCCGCGCCTCGACCATCGGGACGGGTGACGCCCCGCCCACCTGGTTCCGGGAGTTCTTCACCGACATCGCCACCACGTCAGCCGAGAAGCTGATCCTCGCCGACGCCCTGGGCGATCTGCGGGTGGCCACCGACCCCGAGGTCACGGCCCGGCTCCGCTCGGCCGTCGGCGCGCTGCTCCAGCGTGCTCAAGCCGCTGGCGCCGTCCGTGGGGACGTGTCGTTCGACGACCTGATCGCCCTGCTGATCGCCGCCGGCCGGGCCGCCCAGGCCACTGCCGACGCGCGGACCCGGGCCCGGCTGATCGACGTCATCCTGGACGGCCTCACGCCCCGCGCGTAG
- a CDS encoding nuclear transport factor 2 family protein yields MPDNAVRGPRAVFELLLKSLADRDLTTVTGLYAEDAVVRQPFAKPAEVVLTGRAEIEHHLAAFGTAPITLSPRNIEVHETADPQVVVGEWDNDVTRTTDGATVSTHNIAVFCVRDGRVAWSRDYHDHAALAGLLT; encoded by the coding sequence ATGCCCGACAACGCTGTCCGTGGTCCCCGTGCGGTGTTCGAGCTGCTGCTGAAGTCGCTCGCCGACCGGGACCTGACGACGGTGACCGGTCTGTACGCCGAGGACGCGGTGGTACGGCAGCCGTTCGCCAAGCCGGCCGAGGTCGTGCTGACGGGCCGGGCCGAGATCGAGCACCACCTCGCCGCGTTCGGCACGGCACCGATCACCCTGTCGCCGCGGAACATCGAAGTGCACGAGACGGCCGACCCGCAGGTCGTGGTGGGGGAGTGGGACAACGACGTGACCCGGACGACGGACGGCGCGACGGTGAGCACGCACAACATCGCCGTGTTCTGCGTCAGGGACGGGCGCGTGGCGTGGTCGCGCGACTACCACGACCACGCCGCCCTGGCAGGTCTGCTGACCTGA
- a CDS encoding dihydrofolate reductase family protein has product MASLMVDFIISLDGYASADGWPGFWGMEGPEYLAWLDSEGEKQHTSLMGATTYRLMSGFAAQAPDDPGFAALNNMPKTVFSSTLQTPLTWQHTELVRGDAVEAVRHMKRNTAQPLRTLGSLSLCRSLLTAGLVDRFRLVVFPVITGATGQERIFDGLPDIRLDLIDSRTFDGRLQLLEYVPTVLDGPPAGNS; this is encoded by the coding sequence ATGGCCAGTCTCATGGTGGACTTCATCATCTCGCTCGACGGGTACGCGTCCGCTGACGGCTGGCCGGGATTCTGGGGCATGGAAGGGCCCGAATACCTGGCCTGGCTCGACAGCGAAGGCGAGAAGCAGCACACCAGCCTGATGGGCGCTACGACGTACCGACTGATGTCGGGATTCGCCGCCCAGGCACCCGACGACCCCGGCTTCGCCGCGCTGAACAACATGCCCAAGACCGTCTTCTCCTCGACCCTTCAAACGCCTTTGACCTGGCAGCACACCGAGCTGGTCCGGGGAGACGCCGTCGAGGCCGTGCGGCACATGAAAAGGAACACCGCACAGCCCCTGCGCACCCTCGGCAGCCTCAGCCTGTGCCGATCGCTGCTCACGGCCGGTCTCGTGGACCGCTTCCGCCTGGTCGTCTTCCCGGTCATCACCGGCGCCACCGGTCAGGAACGGATCTTCGACGGGCTTCCCGACATCCGTCTCGACCTGATCGACAGCCGCACGTTCGACGGTCGGCTCCAATTGCTGGAGTACGTACCGACTGTCCTCGACGGACCACCCGCCGGGAACAGCTGA
- a CDS encoding SDR family NAD(P)-dependent oxidoreductase, with amino-acid sequence MSDPRPRRLLGKVVVVTGAARGQGAAEVAALTRDGARVVATDVEPDVAANTAPGVGCRRLDVSDERQWVELAAELRETYGQVHGLVNNAGVTWRARVGEVRAEDFERVHSVNVTGPLLGIQHLSPLMPQGSSIVNVGSSAALTAHYPVAYTASKWELRGLSKAAALELGPRGIRVNIVHPGYIETGMTASAAPAFRAANIRETPLGRTGTVDEVAPLVVFLLSDDSSFITGAEIPVDGGFTAHGGAKSISDALR; translated from the coding sequence ATGAGTGACCCACGGCCCAGGAGGCTGCTCGGCAAGGTCGTCGTGGTCACGGGCGCGGCACGCGGACAGGGCGCGGCCGAGGTGGCGGCGCTCACCCGGGATGGCGCCCGGGTCGTCGCCACCGACGTCGAGCCCGATGTCGCAGCCAATACCGCACCAGGCGTCGGCTGCCGTCGCCTGGACGTGAGCGACGAGCGTCAGTGGGTCGAGTTGGCCGCCGAGCTGCGCGAGACGTACGGGCAGGTGCACGGCCTGGTGAACAACGCGGGCGTGACCTGGCGGGCCCGCGTCGGCGAGGTCCGGGCCGAGGACTTCGAGCGGGTCCACTCCGTCAACGTCACCGGCCCCCTCCTCGGTATCCAGCACCTGAGCCCGCTCATGCCGCAGGGCTCGTCGATCGTCAACGTCGGCTCCTCGGCCGCGCTCACGGCGCATTATCCGGTGGCGTACACCGCGAGCAAGTGGGAGCTGCGCGGCCTGTCGAAGGCCGCGGCGCTCGAACTCGGGCCGCGCGGCATCCGCGTCAACATCGTCCATCCCGGTTACATCGAGACCGGGATGACCGCGTCCGCCGCGCCCGCCTTCCGTGCGGCGAACATCCGTGAAACGCCGCTGGGCCGCACCGGAACCGTCGACGAGGTCGCGCCGCTCGTCGTCTTCCTGCTGTCCGACGACTCCTCGTTCATCACCGGCGCGGAGATTCCGGTGGACGGCGGCTTCACGGCGCACGGTGGCGCGAAATCCATCTCCGACGCGCTGCGGTGA
- a CDS encoding fumarylacetoacetate hydrolase family protein, with product MRFAAYEHQHRTGVAVVDDRDADGSGDGVGVGTLRPVPGAGSLTDLITSGQGLQALLDAGAAALDGPPGPHVSEVRLLPPLRPPSVRDFVTFEEHVEGVRRSVDGVAGVPEQWYAAPTFYFTNPHAIYGPGDGIPVPPGSSVLDFELEVAAVIGREGGDLTPEQAREHIIGYTVFNDWSARDLQSAEMKVGLGPCKGKDTATTLGPYLVTADELEPCRDPDGLLRLALTAEVNGQVVGEDLLSNMSWTFEEMAAYASRGTRVMPGDVLGSGTCGNGGCLAELWGLRGERTPPPLKPGDTVSLTVEGIGTLTNTVVPGTEPVPVPAARRRDRARP from the coding sequence ATGCGCTTCGCCGCCTACGAACACCAGCACCGGACCGGCGTCGCCGTCGTCGACGACCGGGACGCGGACGGGAGCGGCGACGGGGTCGGGGTCGGCACGCTCCGTCCCGTTCCCGGCGCCGGATCCCTCACCGACCTGATCACCTCCGGCCAGGGTCTCCAGGCTCTGCTGGACGCCGGCGCCGCCGCCCTGGACGGTCCGCCCGGACCTCATGTCTCCGAGGTGCGTCTGCTGCCACCCCTCCGGCCGCCGTCCGTGCGCGACTTCGTCACCTTCGAGGAACACGTCGAGGGTGTACGGCGCTCCGTGGACGGTGTCGCTGGGGTGCCCGAGCAGTGGTACGCGGCGCCGACCTTCTACTTCACCAACCCGCACGCGATCTATGGTCCCGGCGACGGCATTCCCGTACCACCGGGTTCCTCCGTGCTGGACTTCGAACTGGAGGTCGCCGCCGTCATCGGCCGTGAGGGCGGCGACCTCACCCCGGAGCAGGCCCGCGAGCACATCATCGGTTACACGGTCTTCAACGACTGGTCCGCCCGCGACCTGCAGTCGGCGGAGATGAAGGTGGGCCTCGGTCCGTGCAAGGGCAAGGACACCGCCACCACCCTCGGCCCGTACCTGGTCACCGCCGACGAGCTGGAGCCGTGCCGCGACCCGGACGGACTGCTGCGGCTGGCACTGACCGCCGAAGTCAACGGTCAAGTCGTCGGTGAGGACCTGCTGTCCAACATGAGCTGGACCTTCGAGGAGATGGCCGCCTACGCCTCCCGTGGCACCCGGGTCATGCCGGGTGACGTCCTCGGCTCGGGCACCTGCGGCAACGGCGGCTGCCTCGCCGAACTGTGGGGCCTGCGCGGCGAACGGACCCCGCCGCCGTTGAAGCCCGGCGACACCGTCAGCCTCACCGTCGAAGGCATCGGCACACTCACCAACACCGTCGTCCCGGGAACCGAACCCGTGCCGGTGCCGGCCGCCCGGCGACGCGACCGGGCGCGCCCATGA
- a CDS encoding VOC family protein, which yields MTARLLTHLRHVDLAVPDYDKQLDFYSGVWGLTKVTEDSGISFLAAEGSPEQYVVRLRKAEEKRLDLVSYGAASPADVDTLAEQLLAGGVQLVSQPGKVDTPGGGHGFRFFDVDGRTIEVVADVEVRQHRRIEEKEAIPVKLSHVVLNSPDLNRTREWYERHLGFALSDTLMHPRMGEAMHFMRISNQHHSMAIARGPHTALHHVSFEMRGLDEYMRGSGRVMRAGYRKIWGPGRHLAGDNTFTYFLDPHGNTVEYTTELEVLDEDTWHPHVYDFSQPEVTDQWGTANTMNELIAKESFNDVDRGVFVAPPV from the coding sequence ATGACTGCACGCCTGCTCACCCATCTGCGGCACGTCGACCTCGCCGTGCCCGACTACGACAAGCAGCTCGACTTCTACTCCGGCGTCTGGGGCCTGACCAAGGTCACCGAGGACTCCGGCATCTCCTTCCTGGCCGCCGAGGGCTCCCCCGAGCAGTACGTCGTCAGGCTGCGCAAGGCCGAGGAGAAGCGCCTCGACCTCGTCTCCTACGGCGCCGCGAGTCCGGCCGACGTCGACACCCTCGCGGAACAACTGCTGGCCGGTGGCGTGCAGTTGGTTTCGCAGCCCGGCAAGGTCGACACGCCCGGCGGCGGTCACGGCTTCCGGTTCTTCGACGTCGACGGCCGCACGATCGAGGTCGTGGCCGACGTCGAGGTCCGGCAGCACCGCAGGATCGAGGAGAAGGAGGCCATCCCGGTCAAGCTCTCCCACGTCGTCCTCAACTCCCCCGACCTCAACCGCACCCGCGAGTGGTACGAGCGCCACCTCGGCTTCGCGCTGTCCGACACCCTGATGCATCCGCGGATGGGTGAGGCGATGCACTTCATGCGCATCAGCAACCAGCACCACTCCATGGCCATCGCCCGGGGTCCGCACACCGCGCTGCACCACGTCTCCTTCGAGATGCGCGGCCTCGACGAGTACATGCGCGGCTCCGGCCGGGTCATGCGCGCCGGGTACCGCAAGATCTGGGGTCCTGGCAGGCATCTGGCGGGTGACAACACCTTCACCTACTTCCTCGACCCGCACGGCAACACGGTCGAGTACACGACGGAGTTGGAGGTGCTGGACGAGGACACCTGGCACCCGCACGTCTACGACTTCTCGCAGCCCGAGGTCACCGACCAGTGGGGCACGGCCAACACCATGAACGAACTGATCGCCAAGGAGTCCTTCAACGACGTGGACCGCGGCGTCTTCGTCGCCCCGCCGGTCTGA
- a CDS encoding amidohydrolase family protein, whose amino-acid sequence MTLPTVDVHAHVLLPEIEALVDGAPGLAEARALDARRNGPAALAVNGSMIRERVSKLTDVAARLAAMDAQGVDVQLVSPSPSHYHYWADQDTAEKVYRLANEATAAHCSAAPERLRGLGLVPLQHPDHMVPALDHALEQGLLGVEISSHAPGRELSDAAYEPFWSRAEEAGAVLFLHPFGCTLDERLDRWYLSNTVGQPAENAVALSHLIFSGVLDRHPGLKLIAAHGGGYLPTHIGRSDHAWSTRSDAGAGCAHPPSSYLRRLYFDSLVHDPYVLRELVRAAGADRVLLGSDFPFDMGTEDPVGMVRAARLSEADFDAVRGGNAAALLRKDLSS is encoded by the coding sequence GTGACCCTGCCCACCGTCGACGTCCACGCGCACGTCCTGCTGCCCGAGATCGAGGCGCTGGTGGACGGCGCACCGGGCCTGGCGGAGGCGAGGGCCCTGGACGCCCGCCGCAACGGCCCCGCCGCCCTCGCCGTCAACGGCTCCATGATCCGCGAGCGCGTCTCGAAGCTGACGGACGTCGCCGCGCGGCTGGCCGCGATGGACGCCCAGGGCGTGGACGTCCAGCTGGTCAGCCCCTCCCCGTCCCATTACCACTACTGGGCCGATCAGGACACGGCCGAGAAGGTGTACCGACTGGCCAACGAGGCGACGGCGGCGCACTGTTCGGCCGCCCCGGAACGGCTGCGGGGGCTCGGACTCGTCCCGCTCCAGCACCCCGACCACATGGTCCCGGCGCTCGACCATGCCCTGGAGCAGGGTCTGCTGGGGGTGGAGATCTCCAGCCACGCGCCGGGCCGGGAGCTGTCGGATGCCGCGTACGAACCCTTCTGGTCGCGGGCGGAGGAGGCCGGCGCCGTGCTCTTCCTGCATCCGTTCGGCTGCACGCTCGACGAGCGGCTCGACCGCTGGTACCTGTCGAACACCGTCGGCCAGCCCGCCGAGAACGCCGTCGCCCTCTCCCATCTGATCTTCTCCGGCGTCCTGGACCGCCATCCGGGACTGAAGCTGATCGCCGCGCACGGCGGCGGCTATCTGCCCACCCACATCGGCCGCTCCGACCACGCGTGGTCGACCCGTTCCGACGCGGGCGCGGGCTGCGCACATCCGCCCAGCAGCTATCTGCGGCGCCTGTACTTCGACTCCCTCGTCCACGATCCGTACGTCCTGCGGGAGTTGGTCCGGGCCGCCGGAGCCGACCGGGTGCTGCTGGGCTCGGACTTCCCGTTCGACATGGGCACCGAGGACCCCGTGGGCATGGTGCGCGCCGCCCGCCTGTCCGAGGCCGACTTCGACGCCGTACGCGGTGGTAACGCCGCCGCCCTCCTCCGGAAGGACCTGTCCTCATGA
- a CDS encoding FAD-dependent oxidoreductase, with amino-acid sequence MDEARTVLVIGGGAAGNTVTVLLRRAGLSVDLIEARDDWNATAGSGITLQGNALRVLRELGVWDRVEASGFGFDAVGITAPDGSVLHVAEDLRTGGDDLPATVGMQRPRLQQILMDAVRASGARVRLGSTATSLEQDADGVNVLFSDGTENRYDLVIAADGLGSTTRAAVGITEKPEPTGMAIWRVAAPRPAGVTRTDLAYGGPSYIAGYCPTSDTTLYAYVVEGNRDRTSIPPESYADEMRRLASAYGGFWPEITAHITDPAKVNYTWFEHMLVEGSWHRGRIVLVGDAAHCCPPTLAQGAALSMEDAWVLAQLLTENPSWDDALFQRYYERRIARVRPVVEASVQIGRWQLDGVRDADVPALMGRTMTMLKELP; translated from the coding sequence ATGGATGAAGCCCGCACGGTCCTGGTGATCGGCGGCGGCGCGGCCGGCAACACCGTGACGGTCCTGCTGCGCCGTGCCGGTCTGAGCGTGGACCTGATCGAGGCCAGGGACGACTGGAACGCCACCGCGGGCTCGGGCATCACCCTCCAGGGCAACGCCCTGCGGGTGCTGCGCGAGCTGGGCGTGTGGGACCGGGTCGAGGCGTCCGGCTTCGGCTTCGACGCCGTCGGCATCACGGCCCCCGACGGCAGCGTCCTGCATGTCGCCGAGGACCTCCGCACCGGCGGCGACGACCTGCCCGCCACGGTCGGTATGCAGCGCCCGCGGCTCCAGCAGATCCTCATGGACGCCGTCCGCGCGAGCGGCGCCCGGGTGCGCCTGGGCAGCACGGCCACTTCCCTGGAACAGGACGCCGACGGCGTCAATGTGCTGTTCAGCGACGGTACCGAGAACCGCTATGACCTGGTGATCGCCGCCGACGGACTCGGCTCCACCACCCGTGCCGCCGTCGGCATCACCGAGAAACCGGAACCGACCGGCATGGCCATCTGGCGCGTCGCCGCCCCGCGTCCGGCCGGCGTGACCCGTACCGACCTCGCCTACGGCGGCCCCTCCTACATCGCCGGCTACTGCCCCACCAGCGACACCACCTTGTACGCCTACGTCGTCGAGGGCAACCGCGACCGGACCTCGATCCCCCCGGAGTCGTACGCCGACGAGATGCGCCGCCTGGCCTCCGCGTACGGCGGCTTCTGGCCGGAGATCACCGCGCACATCACCGACCCCGCGAAGGTCAACTACACCTGGTTCGAGCACATGCTGGTGGAAGGCTCCTGGCACCGCGGCCGGATCGTCCTCGTCGGTGACGCCGCCCACTGCTGTCCCCCCACCCTCGCCCAGGGCGCCGCCCTGTCGATGGAGGACGCCTGGGTTCTCGCACAGCTGCTGACGGAGAACCCCTCCTGGGACGACGCCTTGTTCCAGAGGTACTACGAGCGGCGGATCGCCCGGGTCCGCCCCGTCGTGGAAGCGTCGGTGCAGATCGGCCGGTGGCAGCTCGACGGCGTCCGTGACGCCGATGTGCCCGCGCTGATGGGCCGCACCATGACCATGCTCAAGGAGCTGCCGTGA
- a CDS encoding cyclase family protein, with the protein MTLDRNDPEGSIAEAAKAYSNWGRWGEDDVLGTLNFLDAAKRREGATLIRRGVSFSLAQRFDMDGPQKGWRRRTNPVHTMLDTGTDAALGNQGFPHGIGGADDVISMPLQCSTQWDGLGHIFDHGVAWNGRPAEKVVTSDGDLVTGIEHMAPYVAGRGVLLDVGRTIGTDGELPDGFAVTGEHLTATTTAQGVSVGRGDIVLVRTGQLARVRRNGWGDYAGGAAPGLSFTSAGWLHGTEMAAIATDTWGFEVRPNEFEHAFQPLHQVAIPHMGLLIGEMWDLEGLAKDCAADGVYEFWLTAAPLPITGAVGSPVNPIAVK; encoded by the coding sequence ATGACCTTGGACCGCAACGATCCCGAGGGGTCGATCGCCGAGGCCGCCAAGGCGTATTCCAACTGGGGTCGCTGGGGGGAGGACGACGTGCTCGGCACGCTGAACTTCCTCGACGCCGCCAAGCGTCGTGAGGGCGCCACCCTGATCCGGCGCGGCGTCAGTTTCTCCCTCGCTCAGCGGTTCGACATGGACGGGCCGCAGAAGGGCTGGCGGCGCCGGACCAACCCGGTGCACACGATGCTCGACACCGGCACCGACGCCGCTCTCGGCAACCAGGGCTTCCCGCACGGCATCGGCGGCGCCGACGACGTCATCTCGATGCCGCTGCAGTGCTCCACCCAGTGGGACGGGCTCGGGCACATCTTCGACCACGGCGTGGCGTGGAACGGGCGGCCGGCCGAGAAGGTCGTCACCTCCGACGGCGACCTCGTCACCGGGATCGAGCACATGGCCCCGTACGTCGCCGGACGTGGTGTCCTCCTCGATGTCGGACGGACGATCGGCACCGACGGGGAACTGCCCGACGGCTTCGCCGTCACCGGAGAACATCTGACCGCGACCACGACGGCCCAGGGGGTGTCCGTGGGACGCGGGGACATCGTCCTCGTGCGCACCGGGCAGCTCGCCCGGGTTCGCCGGAACGGCTGGGGTGACTACGCCGGCGGTGCCGCGCCCGGCCTGTCGTTCACCTCGGCCGGCTGGCTGCACGGCACCGAGATGGCCGCGATCGCCACCGACACCTGGGGCTTCGAGGTGCGGCCGAACGAGTTCGAGCACGCCTTCCAGCCTCTGCACCAGGTCGCCATCCCCCACATGGGCCTGCTGATCGGCGAGATGTGGGACCTGGAAGGGCTCGCCAAGGACTGCGCGGCCGACGGGGTGTACGAGTTCTGGCTCACCGCGGCGCCGCTGCCCATCACCGGGGCCGTCGGATCGCCCGTCAACCCGATCGCCGTCAAGTAG